The following proteins are encoded in a genomic region of Oncorhynchus keta strain PuntledgeMale-10-30-2019 chromosome 35, Oket_V2, whole genome shotgun sequence:
- the rsrp1 gene encoding arginine/serine-rich protein 1 isoform X2: MHTKKTDGKDSHVQMAQAPLSEGLSLIFDQDAQSSSSRSRYPSRSSHTSSQSSGSRRQLKRNNARRGRHRSSTSSSSSRSSHSSNSSPRTRPRSRSHPRCHRASSSSRCCRQHQQAHGHRRHRSPSRCYRAHSRSYSPSSSPDRPNRHSSRSRSGWSRVHRGFVGRDKCRFSGSPNRSHKTYTSRSTSSGRSFVSLRIEKKGELRTTNATQALGMEQLDLPESVTPILEEQQLKTGLATPEPEERVRPEPLSQKSLSQQNSDIEPEDAPSPNMYPKKKMISFSIHNSVAKPTAIVASTTSKVAHRVENYTASKNPFGHWVPVRKTVQSSFSRTLLKH, encoded by the exons ATGCACACCAAGAAGACCGACGGGAAGGATTCACATGTTCAAATGGCCCAGGCCCCTCTGAGTGAAGGGTTAAGTTTGATCTTTGATCAGGATGCCCAATCCAGCTCCTCCCGTTCTCGTTACCCATCTAGAAGTAGTCATACCAGTAGCCAGTCCTCTGGCTCTAGACGACAACTTAAGCGAAATAATGCTCGTAGGGGACGTCACAGGTCCTCCACCAGTTCTTCGTCCTCCAGATCATCCCACTCATCCAACAGCAGCCCTCGGACCCGTCCCAGGTCCCGGTCACACCCGCGTTGCCACAGAGCCTCCTCTAGCTCACGCTGCTGCCGTCAACATCAACAGGCACATGGACATAGGCGCCACCGCTCACCATCACGCTGTTACAGGGCCCACTCGCGCTCCTACAGCCCTTCCTCTTCCCCTGACAGGCCAAACCGCCACAGTTCCCGCTCCAGGTCAGGCTGGAGCAGGGTTCATAGGGGGTTTGTGGGCAGGGACAAGTGCAGGTTTTCTGGATCACCCAACAGAAGCCACAAGACCTACACGAGCCGCTCCACATCTTCAGGACGCTCATTTGTCAGTCTCCGTATAGAAA AAAAGGGGGAACTCAGGACTACGAATGCCACCCAGGCACTGGGGATGGAGCAACTGGACCTTCCTGAGAGTGTGACGCCCATCCTGGAGGAGCAGCAACTGAAAACCGGACTAGCCACACCAGAACCAGAGGAACGGGTGAGACCAGAGCCACTCTCTCAAAAGAGTCTATCACAG CAGAACAGTGACATAGAGCCTGAGGATGCACCAAGCCCTAATATGTATCCCAAGAAAAAGATGATCTCATTCAGTATTCAT AATTCAGTGGCCAAGCCCACAGCCATTGTTGCTTCCACCACATCAAAGGTAGCACACAGAGTGGAGAACTACACAGCGAGCAAGAACCCCTTTGGTCACTGGGTCCCAGTCAGAAAAACGGTCCAATCTTCCTTTTCTCGCACTTTGCTCAAACATTAA
- the rsrp1 gene encoding arginine/serine-rich protein 1 isoform X1, whose translation MHTKKTDGKDSHVQMAQAPLSEGLSLIFDQDAQSSSSRSRYPSRSSHTSSQSSGSRRQLKRNNARRGRHRSSTSSSSSRSSHSSNSSPRTRPRSRSHPRCHRASSSSRCCRQHQQAHGHRRHRSPSRCYRAHSRSYSPSSSPDRPNRHSSRSRSGWSRVHRGFVGRDKCRFSGSPNRSHKTYTSRSTSSGRSFVSLRIEKKGELRTTNATQALGMEQLDLPESVTPILEEQQLKTGLATPEPEERVRPEPLSQKSLSQLKWEHCYLAESPSYSLKKRRRLDCVIVTIPDENFKQMANSLRPYAKDKLQNSDIEPEDAPSPNMYPKKKMISFSIHNSVAKPTAIVASTTSKVAHRVENYTASKNPFGHWVPVRKTVQSSFSRTLLKH comes from the exons ATGCACACCAAGAAGACCGACGGGAAGGATTCACATGTTCAAATGGCCCAGGCCCCTCTGAGTGAAGGGTTAAGTTTGATCTTTGATCAGGATGCCCAATCCAGCTCCTCCCGTTCTCGTTACCCATCTAGAAGTAGTCATACCAGTAGCCAGTCCTCTGGCTCTAGACGACAACTTAAGCGAAATAATGCTCGTAGGGGACGTCACAGGTCCTCCACCAGTTCTTCGTCCTCCAGATCATCCCACTCATCCAACAGCAGCCCTCGGACCCGTCCCAGGTCCCGGTCACACCCGCGTTGCCACAGAGCCTCCTCTAGCTCACGCTGCTGCCGTCAACATCAACAGGCACATGGACATAGGCGCCACCGCTCACCATCACGCTGTTACAGGGCCCACTCGCGCTCCTACAGCCCTTCCTCTTCCCCTGACAGGCCAAACCGCCACAGTTCCCGCTCCAGGTCAGGCTGGAGCAGGGTTCATAGGGGGTTTGTGGGCAGGGACAAGTGCAGGTTTTCTGGATCACCCAACAGAAGCCACAAGACCTACACGAGCCGCTCCACATCTTCAGGACGCTCATTTGTCAGTCTCCGTATAGAAA AAAAGGGGGAACTCAGGACTACGAATGCCACCCAGGCACTGGGGATGGAGCAACTGGACCTTCCTGAGAGTGTGACGCCCATCCTGGAGGAGCAGCAACTGAAAACCGGACTAGCCACACCAGAACCAGAGGAACGGGTGAGACCAGAGCCACTCTCTCAAAAGAGTCTATCACAG TTGAAATGGGAACATTGTTATTTAGCAGAGTCTCCCTCCTACTCTCTGAAGAAGCGCAGGCGTTTGGACTGCGTTATTGTGACTATTCCTGACGAGAACTTTAAACAGATGGCCAACTCCCTCCGTCCGTATGCCAAAGATAAGTTG CAGAACAGTGACATAGAGCCTGAGGATGCACCAAGCCCTAATATGTATCCCAAGAAAAAGATGATCTCATTCAGTATTCAT AATTCAGTGGCCAAGCCCACAGCCATTGTTGCTTCCACCACATCAAAGGTAGCACACAGAGTGGAGAACTACACAGCGAGCAAGAACCCCTTTGGTCACTGGGTCCCAGTCAGAAAAACGGTCCAATCTTCCTTTTCTCGCACTTTGCTCAAACATTAA
- the LOC118368405 gene encoding transmembrane protein 50A-like isoform X1, protein MLHPPAQPPSTPLRQPPGCPASEHSRHSRDWQIAGGFACRTPRTLGTLSTMSGFLDSVRCGDCECNVDWGERRNTMASIAAGVLFFTGWWIIIDAAVKYPDEAVFHHAYHTCGVIATVAFLMINAVSNGQVRGDSYSEGCIGQTGARVWLFIGFMLAFGSLIASMWILFGGFVVPKKPVVYPGIAVFFQNAFIFFGGLVFKFGRTEDLWQ, encoded by the exons atgctccatccccctgcccaacccccctccacgccactccgccaaccgccaggatgcccggcatcagaacattccaggcattcccgtgattggcagatagcaggtggATTtgcatgtcggaccccgcgaacactggGTACT CTCAGTACCATGTCAGGGTTTTTGGACAGTGTCCGATGCGGAGACTGCGAGTGCAATgtggactggggagagaggcGAAACACCATGGCATCTATAGCTGCTGGAGTCCTG TTTTTCACTGGTTGGTGGATAATCATTGATGCAGCTGTGAAATATCCAGATGAGGCGGTCTTCCATCATGCCTATCACACATGTGGAGTCATCGCTACTGTGGCTTTTCTCAT GATCAATGCTGTCTCGAATGGCCAGGTGAGAGGGGACAGCTACAGTGAAGGTTGCATTGGGCAGACAG GAGCTCGTGTGTGGCTCTTCATTGGTTTCATGCTGGCGTTCGGCTCTCTCATCGCTTCCATGTGGATCCTGTTTGGAGGCTTCGTAGTGCCCA AGAAACCTGTTGTGTATCCTGGTATTGCGGTTTTCTTCCAAAATGCATTCATTTTCTTTGG GGGCTTGGTGTTTAAGTTTGGACGCACTGAAGACTTGTGGCAGTAA
- the LOC118368405 gene encoding transmembrane protein 50A-like isoform X3 gives MSGFLDSVRCGDCECNVDWGERRNTMASIAAGVLFFTGWWIIIDAAVKYPDEAVFHHAYHTCGVIATVAFLMINAVSNGQVRGDSYSEGCIGQTGARVWLFIGFMLAFGSLIASMWILFGGFVVPKKPVVYPGIAVFFQNAFIFFGGLVFKFGRTEDLWQ, from the exons ATGTCAGGGTTTTTGGACAGTGTCCGATGCGGAGACTGCGAGTGCAATgtggactggggagagaggcGAAACACCATGGCATCTATAGCTGCTGGAGTCCTG TTTTTCACTGGTTGGTGGATAATCATTGATGCAGCTGTGAAATATCCAGATGAGGCGGTCTTCCATCATGCCTATCACACATGTGGAGTCATCGCTACTGTGGCTTTTCTCAT GATCAATGCTGTCTCGAATGGCCAGGTGAGAGGGGACAGCTACAGTGAAGGTTGCATTGGGCAGACAG GAGCTCGTGTGTGGCTCTTCATTGGTTTCATGCTGGCGTTCGGCTCTCTCATCGCTTCCATGTGGATCCTGTTTGGAGGCTTCGTAGTGCCCA AGAAACCTGTTGTGTATCCTGGTATTGCGGTTTTCTTCCAAAATGCATTCATTTTCTTTGG GGGCTTGGTGTTTAAGTTTGGACGCACTGAAGACTTGTGGCAGTAA
- the LOC118368405 gene encoding transmembrane protein 50A-like isoform X2 yields the protein MNIEQSMLSTMSGFLDSVRCGDCECNVDWGERRNTMASIAAGVLFFTGWWIIIDAAVKYPDEAVFHHAYHTCGVIATVAFLMINAVSNGQVRGDSYSEGCIGQTGARVWLFIGFMLAFGSLIASMWILFGGFVVPKKPVVYPGIAVFFQNAFIFFGGLVFKFGRTEDLWQ from the exons ATGAACATTGAACAATCTATG CTCAGTACCATGTCAGGGTTTTTGGACAGTGTCCGATGCGGAGACTGCGAGTGCAATgtggactggggagagaggcGAAACACCATGGCATCTATAGCTGCTGGAGTCCTG TTTTTCACTGGTTGGTGGATAATCATTGATGCAGCTGTGAAATATCCAGATGAGGCGGTCTTCCATCATGCCTATCACACATGTGGAGTCATCGCTACTGTGGCTTTTCTCAT GATCAATGCTGTCTCGAATGGCCAGGTGAGAGGGGACAGCTACAGTGAAGGTTGCATTGGGCAGACAG GAGCTCGTGTGTGGCTCTTCATTGGTTTCATGCTGGCGTTCGGCTCTCTCATCGCTTCCATGTGGATCCTGTTTGGAGGCTTCGTAGTGCCCA AGAAACCTGTTGTGTATCCTGGTATTGCGGTTTTCTTCCAAAATGCATTCATTTTCTTTGG GGGCTTGGTGTTTAAGTTTGGACGCACTGAAGACTTGTGGCAGTAA